The following coding sequences lie in one Vibrio sp. ED004 genomic window:
- a CDS encoding PTS sugar transporter subunit IIA: MNEYQITFFVNDPAANSHVAQPLTRLAKKFKSTIRIINITQNRTADLSKSVAMLQVGLLRGDLCQITAVGIDAELACFVLKDVIAEHYAMVGSQVNHEFSNDLIQRMPQICPPCDIKWHHAKAQTQLTKFECLKGLAHLVYPEDPDELILAFIKREERSSTCVSPGIALPHVMFESTQDLSIAVIVSDNPIDWASRIGEVHVAIALVLPTKPLREHIVAATNLTRNLLHDQVNERLQKTRSSVDLQALLMYISSRLI, encoded by the coding sequence ATGAACGAATACCAGATCACCTTCTTCGTTAACGATCCTGCCGCGAACTCACATGTCGCGCAGCCGCTGACTCGCTTAGCGAAGAAGTTCAAAAGTACCATTCGCATTATCAACATCACTCAAAATCGAACAGCCGATCTCTCCAAATCCGTCGCAATGCTGCAAGTAGGTTTACTTCGTGGTGATTTATGTCAGATCACCGCGGTCGGTATTGATGCAGAACTGGCCTGTTTCGTTCTTAAAGATGTCATTGCCGAGCACTACGCCATGGTTGGGTCGCAAGTGAACCATGAGTTTTCAAACGATCTAATCCAGCGTATGCCTCAGATATGCCCACCTTGTGATATCAAATGGCACCACGCCAAGGCGCAAACTCAACTGACCAAATTTGAGTGCTTGAAAGGCCTCGCTCACCTTGTTTATCCAGAAGATCCAGATGAATTGATTCTGGCATTTATTAAACGAGAAGAACGCTCCTCTACATGTGTGTCACCAGGGATCGCTCTGCCCCATGTGATGTTTGAATCGACTCAAGATCTCTCGATTGCCGTTATTGTTAGTGACAACCCGATTGACTGGGCCTCACGTATTGGTGAAGTACACGTTGCTATCGCTTTGGTATTGCCAACCAAACCACTGCGTGAGCATATTGTGGCGGCGACCAACCTAACTAGGAACCTACTTCACGATCAGGTCAATGAGCGTTTGCAAAAGACCCGAAGCAGCGTCGACCTGCAGGCTCTGTTGATGTACATCTCGTCTCGCCTTATCTAA
- a CDS encoding AraC family transcriptional regulator, with protein MIFHDLISSVLNEREPFHNIWFAGDFHTPPACSYQVNFPRLELVLDGEYINEMESHDRKITNVIAKAGDAIFIPPNCWNKPNWDTDCSVLSMLFGRRQLGLSLVSKRKGEESFYDIQKHSIQTRSGFAIDNILEALSSLARESNKQPMDELLLQALLQYSKTMLDAPVEKSHSRVQDVYQGICIYIQENFHRQITRDSIASRFSISSNHLSRMFRQQGHMTLAEYITRVRVDRAKFMLKKYNFKLNEVALRCGFKDVNYFCRVFKNRTGRTPTEYRGSI; from the coding sequence ATGATATTTCATGACCTAATCTCCTCTGTATTAAATGAGCGAGAACCGTTTCACAACATCTGGTTTGCTGGAGATTTTCATACGCCTCCAGCGTGCAGTTATCAGGTGAACTTTCCACGCTTAGAGTTGGTGCTAGACGGAGAGTATATTAATGAAATGGAGAGTCATGATCGCAAGATCACCAACGTTATTGCCAAAGCCGGAGATGCAATTTTCATCCCACCTAACTGTTGGAATAAGCCGAATTGGGATACTGATTGCTCGGTGTTGAGTATGTTGTTTGGTCGTCGTCAGCTTGGTTTAAGCTTGGTGAGCAAGCGCAAAGGGGAAGAGAGCTTCTACGATATTCAAAAGCACAGTATTCAGACTCGCTCGGGTTTTGCGATTGATAACATTCTAGAGGCGCTCAGCTCACTTGCGAGAGAGAGTAACAAGCAGCCGATGGATGAACTGCTACTGCAAGCGCTGCTTCAATACAGCAAGACGATGTTGGATGCGCCTGTCGAGAAATCTCATAGCCGAGTGCAGGATGTGTATCAGGGGATTTGTATCTACATTCAAGAGAACTTCCACCGCCAAATCACCCGAGACAGCATTGCCTCACGCTTTAGCATTTCATCCAATCACTTGTCGCGAATGTTCCGTCAACAAGGTCACATGACACTGGCAGAATACATCACCCGCGTGCGAGTCGACCGTGCCAAGTTCATGCTCAAAAAGTACAACTTCAAGCTCAATGAAGTGGCATTACGTTGCGGCTTTAAGGATGTGAACTACTTCTGTCGAGTATTTAAGAATCGCACCGGAAGAACGCCGACTGAATATCGTGGCTCAATCTAA
- a CDS encoding sodium:solute symporter family protein, whose protein sequence is MELNTLIVGIYFLFLIAIGWMFRTFTSTTSDYFRGGGNMLWWMVGATAFMTQFSAWTFTGAAGKAYADGLAVAIIFLANAFGYLMNYLYFAPKFRQLRVVTPIDAIRMRFGSFNEQVFTWSGMPNSIVSAGIWLNGLAIIASGIFGFDMTTTIILTGLVVLVMSVTGGSWAVIASDFMQMVIIMAVTVTCAAVAIVQGGGVTEIINDFPVEEGASFVSGNNLNYVSIFGIWAFFIFFKQFSITNNMLNSYRYLAAKDSKNAKKAALLACILMTIGPIIWFMPPWFVAGQGIDLAAHYPDAGSKAGDFAYLYFVEQYMPAGMVGLLIAAMFAATMSSMDSGLNRNSGIFVINFYQPILRPNATEKELMIVSKLMSTFFGLAIILIALFINSLKGLSLFDTMMYVGALIGFPMTIPAFCGFFLKKTPDWAGWGTLVVGAIVSYIVGFVITAEMLQNWFNLEPLTGREWSDLKVAVGLIAHLTFTAGFFILSTLFYKPLEASRQKDVDTFFNNLATPLVSESTAQKKLDNKQRHMLGSLIAVSGVAVMAMFALPNPFWGRMMFVLCGGIVFIVGLLLVKAVDDSVEDAKQAKKTA, encoded by the coding sequence ATGGAACTCAATACTCTGATCGTAGGAATTTATTTCCTTTTCCTTATCGCAATAGGTTGGATGTTTAGAACGTTCACCAGTACAACCAGTGACTATTTCCGCGGGGGCGGTAACATGCTTTGGTGGATGGTTGGCGCAACTGCGTTTATGACTCAGTTCAGTGCTTGGACCTTCACTGGTGCGGCAGGTAAAGCTTATGCTGATGGTTTGGCGGTAGCCATTATCTTCCTAGCGAACGCATTTGGTTACCTGATGAACTACCTTTACTTCGCTCCGAAATTCCGTCAATTGAGAGTAGTAACTCCTATTGATGCGATTCGTATGCGTTTTGGTAGCTTTAACGAGCAAGTATTTACTTGGTCTGGCATGCCGAACAGTATTGTTTCTGCGGGGATCTGGCTCAACGGTTTGGCGATTATCGCATCGGGCATCTTTGGCTTTGATATGACAACAACCATCATTCTGACGGGTCTTGTAGTATTAGTCATGTCGGTGACTGGCGGCTCTTGGGCGGTTATCGCATCTGACTTCATGCAGATGGTTATCATCATGGCAGTAACCGTAACGTGTGCAGCTGTTGCTATCGTGCAAGGTGGCGGCGTTACTGAGATCATTAACGACTTCCCTGTAGAAGAAGGTGCATCATTCGTTTCTGGTAACAACCTGAACTACGTAAGCATCTTCGGAATCTGGGCATTCTTCATCTTCTTCAAGCAGTTCAGTATCACCAACAACATGTTGAACTCTTACCGTTACCTAGCGGCAAAAGACTCTAAGAACGCGAAGAAAGCGGCACTGTTGGCGTGTATTCTGATGACAATCGGTCCAATCATTTGGTTCATGCCACCTTGGTTCGTGGCAGGGCAAGGCATTGATCTTGCTGCACATTACCCAGATGCAGGTTCTAAAGCAGGCGACTTCGCTTACCTTTACTTCGTAGAGCAATACATGCCAGCGGGTATGGTGGGGCTTCTAATCGCAGCGATGTTTGCGGCAACTATGTCTTCTATGGACTCAGGCTTAAACCGAAACTCTGGTATCTTTGTAATCAACTTCTACCAACCGATTCTTCGTCCAAACGCGACAGAGAAAGAGCTGATGATTGTGTCTAAGTTGATGTCTACTTTCTTCGGTCTTGCCATCATCCTTATCGCGCTGTTCATCAACTCGCTAAAAGGCTTAAGTCTGTTCGACACAATGATGTACGTGGGTGCATTAATCGGCTTCCCAATGACCATTCCAGCATTCTGTGGCTTCTTCCTTAAGAAGACTCCGGACTGGGCAGGTTGGGGTACGCTAGTGGTCGGTGCGATTGTGTCTTACATCGTTGGTTTCGTGATTACCGCTGAGATGCTACAGAACTGGTTCAACCTAGAGCCTCTAACAGGCCGCGAATGGTCTGACTTAAAAGTAGCAGTAGGCCTGATTGCACACTTAACCTTTACTGCTGGCTTCTTCATTCTTTCGACTCTGTTCTACAAACCACTGGAAGCGTCTCGTCAGAAAGATGTCGATACCTTCTTCAACAACTTAGCGACACCATTGGTTTCTGAGTCAACAGCACAGAAGAAACTGGATAACAAACAACGTCACATGCTGGGTTCTCTGATCGCAGTGTCTGGTGTAGCCGTGATGGCGATGTTTGCTCTACCGAACCCATTCTGGGGAAGAATGATGTTCGTACTGTGTGGCGGTATCGTGTTCATCGTTGGTCTGCTGTTAGTGAAAGCCGTAGACGACTCAGTTGAGGATGCGAAACAAGCGAAGAAAACTGCCTAA
- a CDS encoding fructose-specific PTS transporter subunit EIIC, with translation MITTLINQDLIKLSLSADSKEDVFKELIDVLYAQGRISDKAQFLADIKAREEQGNTGFEEGIALPHAKSAAVIKPAVVIGVHKQGIEYGADDGQPSKLFFMIASPDGGDNHHIEVLAELSSKLIEEGFIESFTNAQSEQEALELLLSKPEPSETETNVEKQGFIIGVTGCPAGVAHTYLAAEALEKGAAALGYDIKVETNGSIGVKNSPTQEEIERADAIVVACDKQVDMARFAGKRVISTNVKAPIKDAQGLIKQALNAPSYQAEQTPTNQSVAEKASQARSDLYRYLMNGVSHMIPFVVTGGLLIALALAIGGEPSESGMAIPAGSMWNQILEVGVVAFTLMIPILAGYIAYAIADRPALTPGLIGGWIANNGSFYGADAGTGFIGAIIAGLLVGYFVKWITSFNYHKFVQPLVPIMIAPITGSLFIAGLFIFVIGAPIAGLMDALTALLTSMSTGNVVLLGIVLGGMAGFDMGGPFNKVAFLFSVGMIASGQTQFMGAMACAIPVAPLGMAIATRLGRKFDLFESSEIEAGKAAGAMGLVGISEGAIPFAAQDPMSVIPANVLGSMTAAVMAFSFGITNSVAHGGPVVALLGAMNYPMLALLCMASGAGVTAVTCIALKNLRKAKLTTAAA, from the coding sequence ATGATCACAACATTGATCAATCAAGATTTGATTAAGCTTTCGCTTAGCGCTGATTCAAAAGAAGACGTATTTAAAGAGCTGATAGACGTACTTTATGCGCAAGGTCGAATTTCAGACAAAGCACAGTTTCTTGCCGACATTAAGGCGCGTGAAGAACAAGGCAACACAGGGTTTGAAGAAGGCATCGCCCTGCCACATGCGAAAAGCGCTGCGGTGATCAAACCCGCGGTTGTTATCGGCGTCCATAAACAGGGCATCGAATACGGCGCCGATGACGGTCAGCCATCAAAACTGTTCTTCATGATTGCCTCTCCTGATGGCGGCGATAATCACCACATCGAAGTATTGGCAGAGCTTTCTTCAAAACTGATTGAAGAAGGCTTTATTGAAAGCTTTACGAATGCTCAATCTGAACAAGAAGCATTAGAACTGCTGCTTAGCAAACCTGAGCCTTCAGAAACGGAAACCAACGTTGAGAAACAAGGCTTCATCATTGGTGTGACAGGCTGCCCAGCTGGCGTTGCGCACACTTATTTGGCAGCTGAAGCGCTAGAGAAAGGCGCGGCGGCTCTTGGCTACGACATCAAGGTCGAAACTAACGGTTCTATTGGTGTTAAAAACAGCCCGACTCAAGAAGAGATCGAACGCGCCGACGCGATTGTCGTGGCTTGTGATAAACAGGTCGACATGGCTCGCTTTGCCGGAAAACGCGTCATCAGCACCAACGTAAAAGCACCAATCAAAGACGCACAAGGCTTGATTAAGCAAGCGCTCAACGCACCTAGTTACCAAGCTGAACAAACGCCGACCAACCAATCTGTTGCAGAAAAAGCCTCACAAGCACGTTCAGACCTTTACCGTTACTTGATGAATGGCGTATCTCACATGATCCCATTCGTCGTGACTGGCGGCCTATTGATAGCCCTTGCACTGGCGATTGGCGGCGAGCCAAGTGAATCTGGCATGGCGATTCCTGCTGGCAGCATGTGGAACCAAATCCTAGAAGTGGGCGTGGTTGCCTTCACATTGATGATCCCAATCTTGGCTGGCTACATTGCTTACGCGATTGCTGACCGCCCCGCTCTAACCCCAGGCTTGATTGGCGGTTGGATTGCGAACAACGGCTCTTTCTATGGTGCTGACGCAGGTACTGGCTTCATTGGCGCAATCATCGCAGGTCTATTAGTGGGTTACTTCGTTAAATGGATCACCTCGTTTAACTACCACAAATTCGTTCAACCGCTTGTGCCTATCATGATAGCTCCGATCACTGGCTCTTTGTTCATCGCAGGTCTGTTCATTTTTGTTATAGGCGCACCTATCGCTGGGCTGATGGATGCGCTTACTGCACTACTAACGAGCATGAGCACAGGCAACGTGGTTCTACTAGGCATCGTACTGGGTGGTATGGCTGGTTTCGATATGGGCGGCCCATTCAACAAGGTGGCATTCTTATTCTCGGTCGGCATGATTGCCAGCGGTCAAACTCAGTTCATGGGTGCAATGGCGTGTGCAATCCCTGTCGCTCCACTGGGTATGGCGATCGCAACCAGACTTGGTCGTAAGTTCGACCTGTTCGAATCTTCTGAAATTGAAGCGGGTAAAGCAGCAGGCGCGATGGGCTTAGTAGGTATCTCTGAAGGTGCGATTCCTTTCGCGGCTCAAGACCCTATGTCGGTTATCCCTGCCAACGTACTTGGTTCAATGACTGCAGCGGTTATGGCGTTCTCATTTGGCATCACCAACAGCGTTGCACACGGTGGTCCAGTGGTCGCTCTACTTGGCGCAATGAACTACCCAATGCTGGCGCTTCTGTGCATGGCATCAGGTGCGGGTGTAACTGCGGTTACTTGTATCGCGCTTAAAAATCTACGCAAAGCCAAGCTAACGACAGCTGCGGCTTAA